GAAAATAAAACCAGCCCATGTGTTAGCAAAGATTCCAAGGTCAGCATATTTCTTTACGAAGTAGCCCATGCCTTCGCCCGCGCCGTACATTTCTGCAAAAACGAGCATCAGAAATGAACTTCTGAGGGAGTTTACGAAACCAGCTAAAATTGCAGGACTTGCAGCAGGAAGAATTACCTTAAAAAACCGCTTTACTCCCCTAATTTCAAGAGTTCGGGCTTTGTCTAAATAGCGCTTGTCAATCGTCATAATTCCAGTAATTGTTGCAAAGAGAGTTGCCCAAACAATGTTGTAGACAATCAAAATGACTGACGCTACAAAAATTGAAGGGGCGAGCATAAGAACAAAAGGGGAAAGCAAAATCGCTGGAATGACAGAAAATGCATAAATTACAGGATGAAGAATCTCACGAATGCGCTCGTTGAGACCCATAATTGCACCGAGAACAAGAGCAATTAACAAAGCAAAGAAAATTGAAGGCACGAGCAGTTTGAAACTTGCAAACATATTGGGGATAAACTGGTCTTTATTATCCATGAACGCTTTCCAAACCATATCGCTCGATGGGAAAAGATAGGCGTTAACCAGTTTGTTGTTAGCCAATACACAATATAAAACAACCAACCCAACAAAAATTAAGGCGGTTGGCCAATACTTTTTGCATAGGCCACTAAATTTCTTCATCATTGCTCCTTGAAATTAATAATTAAAGTGCGTAATTAAAATTAAGCGTTGTGTTTTTGATAGAACTCTTCCATCTTCTTGTAGAAGGCCTCATCATCTTTGCCATATTTTGACTTGCAGTCATCAAGAGCACTCTTGTAAAGTTCGCAGTTGATGTGGTCGTCAATGTTGATTCCGTTGCCTTCTTTAAGATAGCCAGTTTTTCCGAGAATATCCCAAGCTCGTTCAACACCGTC
This portion of the Phoenicibacter congonensis genome encodes:
- a CDS encoding ABC transporter permease, with amino-acid sequence MMKKFSGLCKKYWPTALIFVGLVVLYCVLANNKLVNAYLFPSSDMVWKAFMDNKDQFIPNMFASFKLLVPSIFFALLIALVLGAIMGLNERIREILHPVIYAFSVIPAILLSPFVLMLAPSIFVASVILIVYNIVWATLFATITGIMTIDKRYLDKARTLEIRGVKRFFKVILPAASPAILAGFVNSLRSSFLMLVFAEMYGAGEGMGYFVKKYADLGIFANTWAGFIFMVVVLIVVMQIFETIKKRMLRWTID